The sequence AGGGCGAATTTCCGTCAATGCCGAGCCCGCCCACATCGGTCAGCGCATCCAGTTTGGCGACACCGTCAAGGTCAATGGCAAGCCCATCCGCGTCCAGATCGATCCGCCGCCGCCCCGCGTGATTGCCTATCACAAGCCTGCCGGCGAAGTGGTCACGCACGACGATCCGCAAAATCGCCCGACCGTGTTCCGGCGCCTGCCCAAGCTCTTTCAGGGCAAGTGGCAGTCAGTCGGGCGGCTGGATTTGAATACCGAAGGCCTATTGCTCTTGACCAGTTCCGGTGAGTTGGCCAACAAGCTGATGCACCCGCGCTTCGGACTGGAACGCGAATATGCCGTGCGGGTGCTTGGTGCGCTGAACAATGAAGAGAAAAAACGCCTGCTTGACGGCGTGACCCTCGACGATGGCGTGGCGCAGTTCGGCTCGATTGAAGCCGGTGGCGGCGAAGGCGCCAACTGCTGGTACCGGGTTACGATTTCAGAAGGACGCAACCGCGAGGTACGTCGCATGTTTGAAGCGGTGGGCCATGCCGTGAGTCGCCTCATCCGTATTCGCTATGGCGCCATGGTGCTGCCGCGCGGCCTCAAGCGGGGTGCGTTTGTCGAACTCGACGAGAACGATATCCATGCGCTGACCAGCGCGGTCAGCCGCTCTGAATCACGGCCTGATCCGCGAGGCGAAGCTGCAGGTCCGGGTCAGTCCGAGGGGGAGGGGGGTGTTCAACAGCGACGTGGCCCCCGCAGGAACGAGCGTCCCCGCAGTGGCGCTGGACGGCCACGCAATCTTGACGCAGGGCAAAGTGGTGTCCAGCAGCCATTGGATGATTCGCAGCCGCCAATGAACCGAACAGATTCAGCACCGCGAGGCAACCGGCGTAATGCCGGTGGCGGGGCCGGCCCGCGGGGCCGCAGTCAAGGGGGCAATTCTGGCCCGGGTGCGCGTTTTGGACAAGCCGGTGCTGGCGGCCCGCAAGGTCAAAAGCGACGCGATGACCGTAACCCACGCAGCGATAAATCGGCTGGCGGCTCCCAGCCCGACCCCATGAAAACCTCATTTGGTTATATCGGTGCCGATACCTTCACCCGGCAGCGGCAGGACCAGGGCCAGCGTCGTGGGGGCGGGGGCGGCAATGCAGGCGGTTTTGGCGGAACCAGTGGTGGCCCGCGCCGCAATGGTGGCAATACAGGTGGAAACCGTGGTGGCGGCAATCGGGGCGGAAATCGCTAAGGACGCTTAAGTACTCCATTTCGCAGGGTTGCTCTCGAAGGGGGGTAAGCCGGCGGGTTAAAATCATAGGCTTTATTCAGTCCTTGAATAATTTAAAAATCCAATAACTCTCGTCCCAAGGAAAATTCATGGCCATCGAACGCACACTCTCCATCATCAAACCTGACGCAGTCGCCAAAAACGTGATTGGCCAAATCTACGCACGTTTTGAAGCCGCCGGCCTGAAGGTCGTCGCCGCCAAGATGACCCACCTGTCGCAAGGCGAGGCGGAAGCTTTTTATGCCGTGCACAAAGAGCGTCCTTTCTTCAAGGATCTGGTCTCGTTCATGATTTCCGGCCCGGTGATGATCCAGGCGCTGGAAGGCGAAGGCGCTGTGCTGAAAAATCGTGACCTAATGGGCGCGACCGACCCGAAGAAAGCTGATGCCGGCACCATTCGCGCCGACTTCGCCGACAGCATCGATGCCAATGCCGTTCATGGCTCCGACGCTGTCGAAACCGCCAGGGAAGAAATCGCTTTCTTCTTTGCGGGCATGAACGTTTACTCGCGTTAATGAGGCCGGTCCCCATGCTTTGCCACCCCTTGTCCGGGTCGTCGCTTGTGTGGGGCGATTCAACGTATCGCGCGCTGCGATGACAACCAACCTTCTCGACTTTGATCTGGAAGGCTTGGCTGCCTTTTGCGAACAGCTTGGCCAGAAGCGCTTTCGGGCGACCCAGCTGTTTCGCTGGATTCACCAGAAAGGCGCTTCCGATTTTGAACAGATGACTGATCTGGCAAAGTCGCTGCGCGAAAAGCTGGCCGTCTCGGCCCACATTCAGGGACTCAATGTTGTATCCCGCCACGAGTCGGCTGATGGCACCATCAAATGGCTGTTTGATGTCGGCGCGGGCGACGTCATCGAAACTGTTTTTATCCCCGAAACCGACCGCGGAACACTCTGCATTTCATCCCAGGCGGGTTGCGCCGTGGGCTGCCGGTTTTGCTCGACGGGCCACCAGGGCTTCAGCCGCAATCTGACCACGGGCGAAATCATTTCCCAGTTATGGTTTGCCGAGCATTTCCTGCGCAAGCATCTGGGCCGGAACGAGCGCGTCATTTCCAATGTGGTCATGATGGGCATGGGTGAGCCGCTGCAAAATTATTCCCAACTGCTGCCAGCGCTCAAGGTCATGCTCAATGACCACGGCTATGGCTTGTCGCGGCGCCGGGTCACGGTATCCACATCCGGCGTCGTACCAATGATCGACAGGCTGGCCAAGGACTGTCCGGTAGCGCTTGCCGTCTCGCTGCATGCGCCCCAAGATGCGCTGCGCAGCAACCTGGTGCCGCTGAATAAAAAATACCCGATTGCCGAACTACTGGAAGCCTGCACCCGGTATCAGTCGGCAGCGCCCCGCGACTTCATCACTTTTGAATACTGCATGCTTGATGGCGTTAACGACCAGCCCGAGCATGCGCGCCAGCTGGTGGCGCTAATGAAGACCCATGCCGCCAACGGTTTGTCGTGCAAATTCAATTTGATTCCCTTTAACCCCTTTCCGGCTTCCGGACTGCTGCGTTCAGACATGCCGCAGGTCATGGCGTTTGCCAAAATCCTGATGGATGCGGGCATCATCACCACCGTGCGTAAAACCCGGGGCGACGACATTGATGCGGCTTGCGGCCAGTTGGCTGGCGATGTGCAGGATCGCACCAGTGTGGACCAGCGCATGGCTGCGCAGCGCCAGGGCATGCTGGGCGGCATCAAGGTGGTGGTTGTCAACGGGGATACGGCATGAGAAGTGGTTTGCGTCGGTTCTGGATGTCCGCCTGCTGGGGGGCTGTGCTGCTTGCAGGCTGCGCGAATCAGCAAACGGCTGAAGGGTTGGGTAACAGGACTGACCTGATCACCGATTCTGATGAAACCGATCAGCGCCGCCGCGCGCGGTTGAGGGTTGAGCTTGCAACCGGCTATTTTGAACAGGGCCAGACCAAAGTTGCCCTGGATGAAATCAAGCAGTCGCTGGCCACCGACCCGAATTTTGTCGATGCCTATAACCTGCGCGGGCTGGTCTATATGCGGCTCAACGACATTCCGCTGGCAGAGGACAGCTTTCGCCGTGCGCTGGCCCTCAATTCGCGCGATGCCGGCGTGGCCCACAACTACGGCTGGCTGCTGTGCCAGCAGTCCCGCTATGCCGAGTCGTTCAAGCTGTTTGCCCAGGCTGCTGCCAATCCGACCTACACCGGAAAAGCCAAAACCCTGATGGCGCTGGGTGTGTGCCAGGTGAATGCGGGACAACTGAGCGAGGCTGAACAAAGCCTGATGCATTCCTACGAGCTGGATGCCGGCAATCCGGTGACGGGCTACAACCTGTCCAGGCTGCTGTATGCGCGCGGTGATTTGACGCGTGCCCAGTTTTATATCCGCCGCCTGAACAACAGCGAACTGGCCAATGCCCAGACGCTCTGGCTGGGTATCAAAACCGAACGAAAACTCAACAATCAGGAAGCCGTGGTGCAATTGGCCAGTCAGCTGAAAAAACGCTTTGAGCAGTCTCCCGAGGCTGCCGCTTATGAAAAGGGCTCATTCAATGAGTAAGGATGAAGCCGTGCAGCATGCGCAACCTGGCGCGGCAGTGATTGATTCGGGTGCTCAATTGAACGCGGGCGCGGCGGGTCAGCAGGATACTGCCGGTGCGTTGCTTCGTGAGGCCAGGCAATCCCAGGGTCTGGACATTGCTACGCTGGCGGCGTTGCTGAAGGTTCCGCTCCATAAATTGCAGGCGCTTGAGCAGGATCGACTTGACCTGTTGCCTGACCCTGTATTTGCGCGTGCGCTGGCTTCCAGCATGTGCCGCATCCTGAAGCTTGATCCAGCACCTGTACTGCATCGGCTTCCCGCCATTAGCGCTTTCAAGGTGACTTCCCAAAATAGGGGCATCAATGCGCCATTCCGTGCCCGCAGCGGCAGGCATGCTGCGCCTCTATGGGCCCATATTTCACGGCCAGCTGTTCTGGTGGGCC comes from Polaromonas naphthalenivorans CJ2 and encodes:
- the pilW gene encoding type IV pilus biogenesis/stability protein PilW, whose amino-acid sequence is MRSGLRRFWMSACWGAVLLAGCANQQTAEGLGNRTDLITDSDETDQRRRARLRVELATGYFEQGQTKVALDEIKQSLATDPNFVDAYNLRGLVYMRLNDIPLAEDSFRRALALNSRDAGVAHNYGWLLCQQSRYAESFKLFAQAAANPTYTGKAKTLMALGVCQVNAGQLSEAEQSLMHSYELDAGNPVTGYNLSRLLYARGDLTRAQFYIRRLNNSELANAQTLWLGIKTERKLNNQEAVVQLASQLKKRFEQSPEAAAYEKGSFNE
- a CDS encoding pseudouridine synthase → MKPQDNPASEAPPMPEYESNKVVPHDPPAQLAPDLIASDGRGKVSPSQATARRPGSKQVPATIRFEDVITGQFDADEDDVALDLPKRVLSPQPETPKLHKVLAQAGLGSRLEMEQLILEGRISVNAEPAHIGQRIQFGDTVKVNGKPIRVQIDPPPPRVIAYHKPAGEVVTHDDPQNRPTVFRRLPKLFQGKWQSVGRLDLNTEGLLLLTSSGELANKLMHPRFGLEREYAVRVLGALNNEEKKRLLDGVTLDDGVAQFGSIEAGGGEGANCWYRVTISEGRNREVRRMFEAVGHAVSRLIRIRYGAMVLPRGLKRGAFVELDENDIHALTSAVSRSESRPDPRGEAAGPGQSEGEGGVQQRRGPRRNERPRSGAGRPRNLDAGQSGVQQPLDDSQPPMNRTDSAPRGNRRNAGGGAGPRGRSQGGNSGPGARFGQAGAGGPQGQKRRDDRNPRSDKSAGGSQPDPMKTSFGYIGADTFTRQRQDQGQRRGGGGGNAGGFGGTSGGPRRNGGNTGGNRGGGNRGGNR
- the rlmN gene encoding 23S rRNA (adenine(2503)-C(2))-methyltransferase RlmN, with protein sequence MTTNLLDFDLEGLAAFCEQLGQKRFRATQLFRWIHQKGASDFEQMTDLAKSLREKLAVSAHIQGLNVVSRHESADGTIKWLFDVGAGDVIETVFIPETDRGTLCISSQAGCAVGCRFCSTGHQGFSRNLTTGEIISQLWFAEHFLRKHLGRNERVISNVVMMGMGEPLQNYSQLLPALKVMLNDHGYGLSRRRVTVSTSGVVPMIDRLAKDCPVALAVSLHAPQDALRSNLVPLNKKYPIAELLEACTRYQSAAPRDFITFEYCMLDGVNDQPEHARQLVALMKTHAANGLSCKFNLIPFNPFPASGLLRSDMPQVMAFAKILMDAGIITTVRKTRGDDIDAACGQLAGDVQDRTSVDQRMAAQRQGMLGGIKVVVVNGDTA
- the ndk gene encoding nucleoside-diphosphate kinase, with protein sequence MAIERTLSIIKPDAVAKNVIGQIYARFEAAGLKVVAAKMTHLSQGEAEAFYAVHKERPFFKDLVSFMISGPVMIQALEGEGAVLKNRDLMGATDPKKADAGTIRADFADSIDANAVHGSDAVETAREEIAFFFAGMNVYSR